The genome window GTTTCCAGATGGTATCCTCGCAGTTGGTATATCCTTCCGTACCGCGCAGGTATTCCGATACATTATTGGTGCAGTCGTTGATCTGGCGGCACATGCTGTGGATATGAATATTCCCTTCGTATACAAAATCCACGCTGAAGTTGTCATACTGGTCGCCGGTGACTCTTCTCTGGCGGGAACCGAAAGCCACCGCGCTGACGGGATATTTACCCAGGAACCAGTTGATAACGTCGATATTGTGGATGTGCTGTTCAACGATATGGTCGCCCGAAAGCCAGCACCAGTTGACCCAGTCGCGGAGCATGCATTCCATTTCCGACCATTCCTTTTTGGGGTTGACATGCCATAGTTTCGACTGGTTCCAGTAGCAGTTGCCTCCCACGAGGTCTCCTATGGTTCCTTCCGCCACTTTACGGAATGTTTCAATGTAATTGCGCTGATGGCGGCGCTGGGTACCGGTAACCACAGTAAGTCCGAGCGTTTCTGCTTTTTTGGCTGCGGCCAGGAAAGCACGGGCACCTACCGGGTCGACGGCAACGGGTTTTTCGGTAAAGACATGTTTTTTGGCTTCCACAGCCGCGCGGAAATGCTCAGCTCTGAAATAAGGAGGCGTGGCCAGTATCACAAGATCAATATCCAGTTCGAGAACTTTTTTGTAGGCATCAAACCCGATAAAGCATTTGTCATCAGGAATTTCCACTTTCTTTTCTTCTTTCAGCTGGGCACGGAACTTGTCAATACGGTCCTGGAACATGTCGGCACAGGCCACTATGCTGAGGTCATTGCCGGCATTGAGGAAATTGATGGCGGCGCCTGTTCCTCGTCCCCCGCAACCAATAACGGCTGCTTTCAGCGGTTTCCCGTCGGGAGCTTTATCCAGCAGGGGCGGAAAAGGGTATTCTACTTTTTTCTTTTTACTGCAACCTTCCAGCAGAGCGGCAGCTCCGATAATTCCTGCCGTACCGGCAAGGGAGGCATTGACCAGAAAATGACGACGTGACGGATTGTGTTGTTCTTTTTTCATAGCGTTGGTTTTATTTGGTTTTATGGACAGGATAGTCACATACTACGCGAAATCCTACATGGCGGCAATCGGAATACCACCAGATGGATTTGGGTATCTGGGGATCGGTTTTCAGCCAGTCGGTGGTACGTGTATAATCACGTGCGGCACAGCGGACATCGGCTGCGTCGCTCATGAATGATCCTCCGCGGATAACTTTTTCCGTTCCTTCAGCTGGCCCGGCAGGATTTTCTGCTTCTGCTGCCGGGTATTCCGGAGCATACCAGTCGCTGCAGAATTCGGCAACATTTCCCAGCATATTGACCAGTCCGAAAGGATTGGGGAGAAGGCCTGAAGGTTCGGCCGTTTTACCTCCCGAATTCATTCCGTAAATAAGGTAACGTCCGATTACGGCCGTATCGGGTGCAACGATTTTTCTCATCCAGCCATGACGGCTGTATTTTTTCGGATTTCCTTCGAAGAAATAAGGACCCTGGGTTCCCCCTCTGGCGGCATACTCCCATTCGGCTTCGGTAGGAAGGCGGTAATGTTTACCGGTAACTTTTGACAGCCATTTGCAATAGGCTTCAGCGGCCTGCCAGGTCATGGTGATGGCCGGCCGGATTCCTCTTCCCCAGCCCTGGGCAGGATCGCCCCAGGGTGG of Bacteroidales bacterium contains these proteins:
- a CDS encoding Gfo/Idh/MocA family oxidoreductase: MKKEQHNPSRRHFLVNASLAGTAGIIGAAALLEGCSKKKKVEYPFPPLLDKAPDGKPLKAAVIGCGGRGTGAAINFLNAGNDLSIVACADMFQDRIDKFRAQLKEEKKVEIPDDKCFIGFDAYKKVLELDIDLVILATPPYFRAEHFRAAVEAKKHVFTEKPVAVDPVGARAFLAAAKKAETLGLTVVTGTQRRHQRNYIETFRKVAEGTIGDLVGGNCYWNQSKLWHVNPKKEWSEMECMLRDWVNWCWLSGDHIVEQHIHNIDVINWFLGKYPVSAVAFGSRQRRVTGDQYDNFSVDFVYEGNIHIHSMCRQINDCTNNVSEYLRGTEGYTNCEDTIWKPDGTVLWQFEYPKNEKGEVVRELKVNPYDQEHIDLVTAIRTNKPFNEAENTVKSNIAAIMGRMSAYTGKEVTWDEVMQSELKIGPAEMVLGKVNYPVVIPVPGSAPEV